A stretch of Saccharothrix texasensis DNA encodes these proteins:
- a CDS encoding ABC transporter permease subunit yields MTWLTWRQLRFPVASVYAALALAGVVLAVGRPVHGDFGDQEFRYLGSLLAVQLLPAVLGVFWGVPMIARELEAGTHTLVWNQSVTRSRWLAVKLGVGAPAAVVAAGLLSLLVTWWADPIDTAAGLDTERGFEPRVTPVVFAARGIAPVGYAAFAFVLGVAVAILLRRTVTAMAVTLVVYVAVQLVVPVAVRPHVLPPVEESVTLTARTIAGIQTKTGPNGEVPQALRVVEPAGAWVLANETADADGVAAHPLPASVDDCLPSSPADPLTPPDLDRIRGCFARLDDLGYRQHLAYQPASRFWPLQWVELALYLALSALVTWFCFRRLRHLS; encoded by the coding sequence ATGACCTGGTTGACGTGGCGGCAGCTGCGCTTCCCCGTGGCGTCGGTGTACGCGGCGCTCGCGCTGGCCGGCGTGGTGCTGGCGGTCGGCCGCCCGGTCCACGGCGACTTCGGCGACCAGGAGTTCCGCTACCTCGGCAGCCTGCTCGCCGTGCAGCTGCTGCCGGCCGTCCTCGGCGTGTTCTGGGGCGTGCCGATGATCGCCCGCGAGCTGGAGGCCGGCACGCACACCTTGGTGTGGAACCAGAGCGTCACCCGCTCCCGGTGGCTGGCGGTCAAGCTCGGCGTCGGCGCGCCGGCCGCCGTGGTCGCGGCGGGCCTGCTCAGCCTGCTGGTCACGTGGTGGGCCGACCCGATCGACACGGCGGCGGGCCTCGACACCGAACGGGGCTTCGAGCCGCGCGTCACGCCGGTGGTGTTCGCCGCGCGGGGGATCGCGCCCGTCGGGTACGCCGCGTTCGCGTTCGTGCTGGGCGTCGCGGTCGCGATCCTGTTGCGCCGCACCGTGACCGCGATGGCGGTGACGCTCGTGGTGTACGTCGCCGTGCAGCTGGTGGTCCCGGTCGCGGTTCGCCCCCACGTGCTGCCGCCCGTCGAGGAGTCCGTCACGCTCACCGCGCGCACCATCGCGGGCATCCAGACGAAGACCGGCCCGAACGGCGAGGTGCCCCAGGCGTTGCGGGTCGTCGAACCCGCGGGCGCCTGGGTGCTGGCGAACGAGACCGCGGACGCGGACGGCGTCGCGGCGCACCCGCTGCCCGCCTCGGTCGACGACTGCCTGCCGTCCTCGCCGGCGGACCCCCTCACCCCGCCGGACCTCGACCGGATCCGCGGGTGCTTCGCCCGGCTGGACGACCTCGGCTACCGGCAGCACCTGGCCTACCAGCCCGCGAGCCGGTTCTGGCCCCTCCAATGGGTCGAACTGGCGCTGTACCTCGCGTTGTCGGCACTGGTGACGTGGTTCTGCTTCCGCCGGCTGCGCCACCTGTCCTGA
- a CDS encoding CotH kinase family protein: protein MRLTSRSNGAAATHKAQGLAVAAVLLTGLLIPLSAGAEPGSPAGSAGGTAAADAIAAATAAEDLVGDIAFSVPSGTFQGQVSVSLSTAIAGAQIRYTTNGQLPNAQSTPYQGSPVQLTRTTQLRAQAFVANAASGRPGTAMYVAREATATAHDLPVVAIDSYGAGKPQREYFDGATMIFEPQAGGTTSLAATPTVATRGGFKLRGQSSASFEKAPYRLEFWDNAGDDADYPVLGMPADSDWVLRGPFTDKSLIREAFIYDLGREMGLKAPRYKFVEFYLNTDATPVGAGDYMGVYMMVETIKNSKNRLDLKGLDEDDTTLPKIQGGYIFKFEWMAAEEPTLACTGPTNTCWNYLEVADPDPLNTQQRDWLRGHVQEFHDVLRAPNFADPTTGYQKYIDVPSFVDHMIVNELSRGMDAYLRSAHFYKDRDSKIFAGPLWDFDLTFGVGGFFQNDQVAGWQHLQTRQPIANDWYAQLLRDPAFVNQVKSRWQSLRRGLLSDSSLAARVDALSRPLTNGAQRNFQRWPNLSSPTVSFFRTPTAPTWQGQVQAMRDWMQRRITWLDSTSGWGGSTTPTSTTTPTSTTTGTTTTTTTTTTTTTTTTQPGGARCSAAYTVVNRWQGGFQGEVRVTAGTSPISNWTVSWTYAGGETVTQAWNATVTSQGSTVTARNAAHNGSVGAGAATTFGFLGSSAGAPSTPTLTCTAG from the coding sequence GTGCGTTTGACCTCCCGCAGCAACGGCGCCGCGGCAACCCACAAGGCCCAGGGCCTGGCGGTCGCCGCCGTGCTCCTCACCGGTCTGCTCATCCCGTTGTCGGCAGGCGCCGAACCGGGCTCCCCCGCCGGGTCCGCCGGCGGCACGGCCGCCGCCGACGCCATCGCCGCCGCGACGGCGGCCGAGGACCTGGTCGGGGACATCGCGTTCTCCGTGCCCAGCGGCACGTTCCAGGGCCAGGTGTCGGTGTCGCTGAGCACCGCGATCGCCGGCGCCCAGATCCGCTACACCACCAACGGCCAGCTGCCCAACGCCCAGTCGACGCCCTACCAGGGCTCACCGGTGCAGCTCACCCGGACCACCCAGTTGCGCGCGCAGGCGTTCGTCGCCAACGCGGCGTCCGGCCGTCCCGGCACGGCGATGTACGTCGCCCGCGAGGCCACCGCCACGGCGCACGACCTGCCGGTGGTCGCGATCGACTCCTATGGCGCGGGCAAGCCCCAGCGCGAGTACTTCGACGGCGCCACCATGATCTTCGAACCGCAGGCGGGCGGCACGACGTCGTTGGCCGCGACCCCGACGGTCGCCACGCGCGGCGGGTTCAAGCTGCGCGGGCAGTCGTCGGCCTCGTTCGAGAAGGCGCCGTACCGGCTGGAGTTCTGGGACAACGCGGGCGACGACGCCGACTACCCGGTGCTCGGCATGCCCGCCGACTCCGACTGGGTGCTGCGCGGCCCGTTCACCGACAAGTCCCTGATTCGCGAGGCGTTCATCTACGACCTCGGCCGCGAGATGGGGCTCAAGGCGCCCCGGTACAAGTTCGTCGAGTTCTACCTCAACACCGACGCCACCCCCGTGGGCGCCGGTGACTACATGGGCGTCTACATGATGGTCGAGACCATCAAGAACTCGAAGAACCGGTTGGACCTCAAGGGACTGGACGAGGACGACACCACCCTGCCCAAGATCCAGGGCGGGTACATCTTCAAGTTCGAGTGGATGGCGGCCGAGGAGCCGACGCTGGCGTGCACCGGGCCGACGAACACCTGCTGGAACTACCTGGAGGTGGCCGACCCCGACCCGTTGAACACCCAGCAGCGGGACTGGTTGCGCGGTCACGTCCAGGAGTTCCACGACGTGCTCAGGGCGCCGAACTTCGCCGACCCGACCACCGGGTACCAGAAGTACATCGACGTGCCGTCGTTCGTCGACCACATGATCGTCAACGAGCTGAGCCGCGGCATGGACGCCTACCTCCGCAGCGCCCACTTCTACAAGGACCGGGACAGCAAGATCTTCGCCGGGCCGCTGTGGGACTTCGACCTCACCTTCGGCGTCGGCGGGTTCTTCCAGAACGACCAGGTCGCCGGCTGGCAGCACCTGCAGACCCGGCAGCCGATCGCCAACGACTGGTACGCGCAGCTGCTGCGCGATCCGGCGTTCGTCAACCAGGTCAAGTCGCGCTGGCAGTCGTTGCGGCGCGGCCTGCTCTCCGACTCCTCGCTGGCGGCCCGGGTCGACGCCCTGTCCCGGCCGCTGACCAACGGCGCGCAGCGCAACTTCCAGCGCTGGCCGAACCTCAGCTCGCCGACCGTCAGCTTCTTCCGCACCCCGACCGCGCCCACCTGGCAGGGCCAGGTGCAGGCGATGCGGGACTGGATGCAGCGCCGCATCACGTGGCTCGACTCGACGTCGGGCTGGGGCGGTTCGACCACGCCGACGTCGACCACGACGCCGACCTCCACCACCACGGGCACCACCACCACTACGACCACCACTACGACGACGACGACCACGACCACCCAGCCCGGCGGTGCGCGGTGTTCGGCCGCGTACACGGTGGTCAACCGGTGGCAAGGCGGGTTCCAGGGCGAGGTCCGCGTCACCGCGGGCACGTCGCCGATCAGCAACTGGACCGTCTCGTGGACCTACGCGGGCGGCGAGACGGTCACCCAGGCCTGGAACGCCACCGTGACCAGCCAGGGCTCGACGGTCACCGCCCGCAACGCCGCGCACAACGGCTCGGTCGGCGCGGGCGCCGCCACCACGTTCGGGTTCCTCGGGTCGTCCGCGGGCGCGCCGAGCACACCAACGCTCACCTGCACCGCCGGCTGA
- a CDS encoding DUF4956 domain-containing protein, whose product MSQLVLFAIDICAVALLVFGLYFPRHRRRDLVVAYLGVNIGVLAVASALSTSNTGAGIGLGMALFGVLSIIRLRSTELDQHEVAYYFSALALGLLGALSTSSLWLNGGLMGLIVVVMFLGDNRRLFRHYRHQVLVLDSAITDHVTLVAHLEQLLNARVHSVTVQRLDLVNETTIVDVRYALTEHALTKAPAATAHPGARR is encoded by the coding sequence ATGTCCCAACTCGTCCTGTTCGCGATCGACATCTGTGCGGTGGCGCTGCTCGTCTTCGGGCTCTACTTCCCACGACATCGCCGCCGTGACCTGGTCGTCGCCTACCTGGGTGTCAACATCGGCGTGCTCGCCGTCGCGAGCGCGCTGAGCACCAGCAACACCGGCGCGGGCATCGGGCTCGGCATGGCGCTGTTCGGCGTGCTGTCGATCATCCGCCTGCGGTCGACGGAGCTCGACCAGCACGAGGTGGCGTACTACTTCTCCGCCCTGGCCCTGGGCCTGCTCGGCGCGTTGAGCACGTCCTCGCTGTGGCTCAACGGCGGCCTCATGGGGCTGATCGTCGTGGTGATGTTCCTTGGCGACAACCGGAGGCTGTTCCGCCACTACCGGCACCAGGTCCTGGTCCTGGACTCGGCCATCACCGACCACGTCACGCTCGTGGCGCACCTGGAGCAACTGCTCAACGCCAGGGTGCACTCCGTCACGGTGCAGCGGCTGGACCTGGTGAACGAGACCACGATCGTCGACGTCCGGTACGCGCTGACCGAGCACGCCCTGACCAAGGCGCCCGCCGCGACCGCACACCCGGGAGCGCGCCGATGA
- a CDS encoding FBP domain-containing protein, whose amino-acid sequence MEPVTEREIRASFVNCTKGEAKRLSVPGDLATRPWDDLDFLGWRDPASPQRAYLVTPSGDGLVGVALRLAAPHAGRPRRTMCSLCLTTHQGGGVSLMTARKTGREGQQGNSVGVYLCADLACSLYLRGKKDAGPGARLHESLTSAEKADRTAAKLAAFLARVTG is encoded by the coding sequence ATGGAACCCGTGACCGAGCGCGAGATCCGCGCGTCCTTCGTCAACTGCACCAAGGGCGAGGCGAAACGCCTGTCCGTGCCGGGTGACCTGGCCACGCGACCGTGGGACGACCTGGACTTCCTGGGCTGGCGCGACCCCGCGTCACCGCAGCGCGCCTACCTGGTGACCCCGTCCGGTGACGGCCTGGTGGGCGTGGCGCTGCGCCTGGCCGCACCGCACGCCGGCCGGCCCCGCCGCACCATGTGCTCGCTGTGCCTGACCACGCACCAAGGCGGCGGCGTCTCCCTCATGACGGCGCGCAAGACCGGGCGCGAGGGCCAGCAGGGCAACTCCGTGGGCGTCTACCTGTGCGCCGACCTGGCCTGCTCGCTCTACCTGCGCGGCAAGAAGGACGCCGGCCCCGGCGCGCGCCTGCACGAGTCGCTCACCTCGGCCGAGAAAGCCGACCGGACCGCGGCGAAGCTCGCCGCCTTCCTCGCGCGGGTGACCGGCTGA
- a CDS encoding DHA2 family efflux MFS transporter permease subunit produces the protein MTSAGVSDAVTSPPALTRADRAVIGVLLVATFVVILNETIMGVALPVLLTELNVTAAVGQWLTAGFLLTMSVVIPITGYLIQRVSTRVLYGVAMGLFSAGTLLAALAPGFAVLLAARVVQACGTAIMLPLLMTTVMTLVPPARRGAVMGNISIVISVAPAIGPTVSGVVLDMFSWRAMFWVVLPISVAALVLGLRWVTRIGEASSAPLDVVSVVLSVFGFGGLVYGLSSIGHSGGGSSATLWASLAVGVLGIVAFVLRQVRLQRHERALLDLRTFAFRTFTLASALMMVMMGLLLGVVTILPIYTQNVLGLDPLATGLLLLPGGLLMGLLSPFVGRLYDRVGPRVLLIVGTVATSGSLWFATTFDEGTPTPLVLVFHLVLSLGLAFSFTPLFSSGLGALPARLYSHGSAIFSTTQQLAAAAGVALLVSVMSARAAELAAAGEVTTGAEMGGMHSAIVLAAILSLVAVAGSFMVKAGKAEEAPH, from the coding sequence ATGACTTCCGCAGGTGTGTCCGACGCCGTGACGTCGCCGCCCGCGCTCACCCGCGCCGACCGCGCCGTGATCGGCGTGCTGCTCGTGGCCACGTTCGTGGTCATCCTGAACGAGACCATCATGGGCGTCGCACTGCCCGTGCTGCTGACCGAGCTGAACGTGACCGCCGCCGTGGGGCAGTGGCTCACCGCCGGCTTCCTGCTGACCATGTCGGTGGTCATCCCGATCACCGGCTACCTCATCCAACGGGTCTCCACGCGCGTGCTCTACGGCGTGGCGATGGGCCTGTTCAGCGCCGGCACGCTGCTCGCGGCGCTGGCGCCCGGCTTCGCGGTGCTCCTCGCGGCACGCGTCGTGCAGGCCTGTGGCACGGCCATCATGCTGCCGCTGCTCATGACGACCGTCATGACGCTCGTGCCGCCGGCCCGGCGCGGCGCGGTGATGGGCAACATCTCCATCGTCATCTCCGTCGCGCCCGCCATCGGGCCGACGGTGTCCGGCGTGGTGCTCGACATGTTCAGCTGGCGCGCCATGTTCTGGGTCGTGCTGCCGATCTCGGTGGCCGCGCTGGTGCTCGGCCTGCGCTGGGTCACGCGCATCGGCGAGGCGAGCAGCGCGCCGCTCGACGTCGTGTCGGTCGTGCTGTCGGTGTTCGGCTTCGGCGGCCTGGTCTACGGCCTGTCGAGCATCGGGCACAGCGGCGGCGGCTCGTCCGCCACGCTGTGGGCGTCGCTCGCGGTCGGCGTGCTCGGCATCGTCGCGTTCGTGCTGCGGCAGGTGCGGTTGCAGCGGCACGAACGGGCGCTGCTCGACCTGCGCACGTTCGCCTTCCGCACGTTCACGCTGGCCAGCGCGCTGATGATGGTGATGATGGGCCTGCTGCTCGGCGTCGTCACGATCCTGCCGATCTACACCCAGAACGTGCTGGGGCTCGACCCGCTCGCCACCGGCCTGCTGCTGCTGCCGGGCGGTCTGCTGATGGGGCTGCTGTCGCCGTTCGTCGGCCGCCTCTACGACCGGGTGGGGCCGCGCGTCCTGCTCATCGTCGGCACGGTCGCCACCAGCGGCTCGCTGTGGTTCGCCACGACGTTCGACGAGGGCACGCCCACGCCGCTCGTGCTGGTGTTCCACCTCGTGCTGAGCCTGGGCCTGGCGTTCTCGTTCACGCCGCTGTTCTCCTCCGGCCTCGGCGCCCTGCCCGCCCGGCTCTACTCGCACGGCAGCGCGATCTTCAGCACGACCCAGCAGCTCGCCGCCGCGGCGGGCGTGGCGTTGCTGGTCAGCGTGATGAGCGCGCGTGCCGCCGAGTTGGCCGCGGCCGGCGAGGTGACCACCGGCGCCGAGATGGGCGGCATGCACTCCGCGATCGTGCTGGCGGCGATCCTGTCGCTGGTCGCGGTGGCCGGTTCGTTCATGGTCAAGGCGGGCAAGGCCGAAGAAGCCCCGCACTAG
- a CDS encoding TetR/AcrR family transcriptional regulator, translating to MARAGLTVERLVQAAAELADEIGFDHLTVSALARRFGVKDASLYSHLKNARDLRERVAVLALSELADRAASALAGRAGKDALVAFANAYRDYARQHPGRYAAMRVDLTPEIAATSRADRHSEMTRAILRGYHLPEPAETDAVRMLHSTLHGYTTLEASGGFGHHPRDTAASWSKTLDVLHVALGNWPS from the coding sequence ATGGCACGCGCGGGGCTGACCGTCGAACGACTGGTCCAGGCGGCGGCGGAACTGGCGGACGAGATCGGGTTCGACCACCTGACCGTCTCCGCGCTCGCCCGCCGGTTCGGCGTCAAGGACGCGAGCCTGTACTCCCACCTGAAGAACGCGCGGGACCTGCGGGAGCGGGTGGCCGTGCTGGCGTTGTCCGAGCTCGCCGACCGCGCCGCCTCCGCACTGGCCGGGCGCGCGGGCAAGGACGCGCTGGTCGCCTTCGCCAACGCCTACCGCGACTACGCCCGGCAGCACCCCGGGCGCTACGCCGCCATGCGGGTCGACCTGACCCCGGAGATCGCGGCCACCAGCCGGGCGGACCGGCACTCCGAGATGACCCGCGCCATCCTGCGCGGCTACCACCTGCCCGAGCCGGCCGAGACCGACGCCGTGCGGATGCTGCACAGCACGCTGCACGGCTACACGACCCTGGAGGCGTCGGGCGGCTTCGGCCACCACCCGCGCGACACCGCGGCGTCGTGGTCGAAGACCCTCGACGTGCTCCACGTGGCCCTCGGCAACTGGCCGTCCTGA
- a CDS encoding right-handed parallel beta-helix repeat-containing protein, giving the protein MRLKPFVVATAVSAVAALGSPGATATASTTHHEAETAPAVCSGVIESNWSGYSGTGFCNADNAVGAHAQFTVTAPAAGAATVLVRFANGGTSARAADLVVNGSTAQTVSFEATGAWSTWASKTLSVTVPAGAVTIRLSPTTSAGLPNVDHLDFTQDGTPPPAGALYVATDGDDGNPGTLAAPLRTIQRGVDLAEPGDTITVRGGTYAPSTNIQLLKNGTASASITLRAHDGERVVIDGENMPHTPGAVGSSIPRAERGAVHIEGDHWRLIGLEIVHGPYGVFGLDVGNTVFDRLVTRDNYESGLHLQGASSNNQIINLDAYGNRDPRKNGESADGLAIKEGSGSGNVVRGARLWNNSDDGLDYWMFSSPILLENSLAWGNGFNRWNLPGFTGDGNGFKLGGNGVAADHTVRNTMTWDNAAGGVVDNNNPGRHRVERSTAWDNPKTGFQFDRSAAALTRNLAAANGANVSLGSNSGGSGNSWDLGGSWSFASTDPGTITGPRAADGSIPSSAFLRPANGADVGARF; this is encoded by the coding sequence ATGAGGTTGAAACCCTTTGTCGTCGCCACCGCGGTGAGTGCGGTCGCGGCCCTCGGGTCACCCGGCGCCACTGCGACCGCGTCGACCACGCACCACGAAGCCGAAACCGCGCCGGCGGTGTGTTCGGGCGTCATCGAGAGCAACTGGTCGGGTTACTCGGGCACGGGCTTCTGCAACGCGGACAACGCCGTCGGCGCCCACGCGCAGTTCACCGTCACCGCGCCGGCCGCGGGCGCCGCGACCGTCCTGGTCCGGTTCGCCAACGGCGGCACGTCCGCCCGCGCCGCCGACCTCGTGGTCAACGGCTCCACCGCGCAGACGGTCTCGTTCGAGGCGACGGGCGCGTGGTCGACCTGGGCCTCGAAGACCCTGTCCGTGACGGTGCCGGCGGGCGCCGTCACCATCCGGCTCAGCCCCACCACCTCGGCCGGCCTGCCGAACGTCGACCACCTGGACTTCACCCAGGACGGCACGCCGCCGCCCGCCGGCGCGCTGTACGTGGCGACCGACGGCGACGACGGCAACCCCGGCACGCTCGCCGCGCCCCTGCGCACCATCCAGCGCGGCGTCGACCTGGCCGAGCCCGGCGACACGATCACCGTCCGCGGCGGCACGTACGCGCCGAGCACGAACATCCAGCTGCTCAAGAACGGCACCGCGAGCGCGTCGATCACGTTGCGCGCCCACGACGGCGAACGCGTGGTCATCGACGGCGAGAACATGCCGCACACGCCGGGCGCGGTCGGCTCCAGCATCCCGCGCGCGGAACGCGGCGCCGTCCACATCGAGGGCGACCACTGGCGGCTGATCGGTCTGGAGATCGTGCACGGCCCTTACGGCGTGTTCGGCCTGGACGTCGGCAACACCGTCTTCGACCGGCTCGTCACGCGCGACAACTACGAGTCCGGCCTGCACCTGCAAGGCGCGTCGAGCAACAACCAGATCATCAACCTGGACGCGTACGGCAACCGCGACCCGCGCAAGAACGGCGAGAGCGCCGACGGCCTGGCCATCAAGGAAGGCTCCGGCTCCGGCAACGTCGTGCGCGGCGCGCGGCTCTGGAACAACTCCGACGACGGCCTGGACTACTGGATGTTCTCCTCGCCGATCCTGCTGGAGAACAGCCTGGCCTGGGGCAACGGCTTCAACCGCTGGAACTTGCCCGGGTTCACCGGCGACGGCAACGGGTTCAAGCTGGGCGGCAACGGCGTCGCCGCCGACCACACCGTGCGCAACACGATGACGTGGGACAACGCGGCCGGCGGCGTCGTGGACAACAACAACCCCGGCCGGCACCGGGTCGAGCGCAGCACCGCGTGGGACAACCCGAAGACCGGGTTCCAGTTCGACCGCTCGGCCGCCGCGCTGACCAGGAACCTGGCCGCGGCCAACGGCGCGAACGTCTCGCTCGGCTCGAACTCCGGCGGCAGCGGCAACTCCTGGGACCTCGGCGGCTCGTGGTCGTTCGCGAGCACGGACCCGGGCACGATCACGGGTCCGCGCGCCGCCGACGGCTCGATCCCGTCCTCCGCCTTCCTGCGCCCGGCCAACGGCGCCGACGTGGGAGCGCGTTTCTAG
- a CDS encoding ABC transporter ATP-binding protein yields the protein MTALRAEGLGKKYKRRWALAGCTLDVPAGHVTGLVGPNGAGKSTLLGLAAGMLEPSSGTIEVCGGVPGSGPAQLAKVGFVAQNAPVYANLTVEEHLRLGARLNPGWDDGLARARVARIGLDPALAAGKLSGGQRAQLALTLGIAKRPELLLLDEPVASLDPLARREFLRDLMEAVAEHGLSVVMSSHLVADLERVCDHLIVLVDSRVRLTGDVDELLATHRRLTGPRRDVDTLPGDQRVVSARHTDRQTTVLVRTEAPILDPAWDVGELGLEDLVLAYLADPGVGRPDLGVVR from the coding sequence GTGACCGCGCTGCGCGCCGAGGGGTTGGGCAAGAAGTACAAGCGGCGCTGGGCGTTGGCCGGTTGCACGCTGGACGTGCCCGCCGGGCACGTGACCGGGCTGGTCGGCCCGAACGGCGCGGGCAAGTCGACGCTGCTCGGCCTCGCGGCCGGGATGCTCGAACCGTCGAGCGGCACGATCGAGGTGTGCGGCGGCGTGCCGGGCAGCGGTCCGGCCCAGCTGGCGAAGGTCGGCTTCGTCGCGCAGAACGCCCCCGTCTACGCGAACCTGACCGTCGAGGAGCACCTGCGCCTCGGCGCGCGCCTCAACCCCGGCTGGGACGACGGGCTGGCGCGGGCCCGGGTCGCGCGGATCGGGCTCGACCCGGCGTTGGCCGCGGGCAAGCTGTCCGGCGGCCAACGCGCCCAGCTCGCGCTCACCCTGGGCATCGCGAAGCGGCCCGAACTGCTGCTGCTGGACGAGCCGGTCGCCTCGCTGGACCCGTTGGCGCGCCGGGAGTTCCTCCGGGACCTCATGGAGGCCGTCGCCGAGCACGGGCTGAGCGTGGTGATGTCCTCGCACCTGGTCGCCGACCTGGAACGCGTGTGCGACCACCTCATCGTGCTGGTGGACTCCCGGGTCCGGCTCACCGGCGACGTCGACGAGCTGCTCGCCACGCACCGCAGGCTGACCGGTCCGCGTCGGGACGTCGACACCCTGCCCGGGGACCAGCGGGTCGTCTCGGCGCGCCACACCGACCGCCAGACCACCGTGCTGGTGCGGACGGAGGCGCCGATCCTCGACCCCGCCTGGGACGTCGGCGAGCTCGGCCTGGAGGACCTGGTGCTGGCCTACCTGGCCGACCCCGGCGTCGGGCGCCCGGACCTGGGAGTGGTCCGATGA
- a CDS encoding GntR family transcriptional regulator, whose translation MIEFHLDGRSGLSPYQQLVRQVRHALRLGLLREGDQLPKVKDVVADLAINPNTVLKAYRELEHDGLVAARPGVGTFVTGTLSGTSLAALAPLRQDLRRWLAKARRAGLDDEGVEALFLTTFRAAAAEDIA comes from the coding sequence GTGATCGAGTTCCACCTCGACGGCAGGTCGGGCCTGTCGCCGTACCAGCAGCTGGTCCGGCAGGTGCGGCACGCGCTGCGGCTGGGCCTGCTGCGCGAAGGCGACCAGCTGCCCAAGGTGAAGGACGTGGTGGCGGACCTCGCGATCAACCCGAACACGGTGCTCAAGGCTTACCGCGAACTCGAGCACGACGGCCTGGTCGCCGCCCGTCCCGGCGTGGGCACCTTCGTCACGGGCACGCTGTCCGGCACTTCGCTCGCCGCGCTCGCGCCCCTGCGCCAGGACCTGCGGCGCTGGCTCGCCAAGGCCCGCCGCGCCGGCCTGGACGACGAGGGCGTCGAGGCGTTGTTCCTCACCACGTTCCGCGCCGCGGCCGCGGAGGACATCGCGTGA
- a CDS encoding polyphosphate polymerase domain-containing protein: protein MTTTTSMPALARMSPVGLAELIERAALQTRVDRKYVVPAATLPHLLEQLAPHARVLDIGGERTFRYESVYFDTPRLDSYHSAAYRRRRRFKVRTRTYLDSAECWLEVKISGARGSITKHRLPYHPGDCDTVRPGRDFVDEALSRESIAPGDDGSLDPVLVTGYQRTTLLLPESASRVTIDTALSWRHDAAALRLSGLAVIETKTASAASPVDRMLWQRGVRPARISKYATGLAALRLDLPDAPWRRTLRRHFRDATSAAGAAPTTPSHRPEQEASCV from the coding sequence ATGACCACGACGACCTCCATGCCCGCCCTCGCGCGGATGAGCCCGGTCGGGCTGGCCGAGCTGATCGAGCGGGCCGCGCTGCAGACCAGGGTCGACCGCAAGTACGTCGTGCCGGCCGCGACGCTGCCGCACCTGCTGGAGCAGCTCGCGCCGCACGCGCGGGTGCTCGACATCGGCGGTGAGCGGACGTTCCGCTACGAGTCGGTCTACTTCGACACGCCGCGGCTGGACAGCTACCACTCCGCGGCCTACCGCAGGCGACGCCGGTTCAAGGTGCGCACCCGCACGTACCTCGACTCCGCCGAGTGCTGGCTGGAGGTCAAGATCAGCGGCGCCCGGGGCAGCATCACCAAGCACCGGCTGCCCTACCACCCGGGCGACTGCGACACCGTCCGCCCGGGACGCGACTTCGTCGACGAGGCGCTCTCCCGCGAGTCGATCGCGCCCGGCGACGACGGCTCGCTCGACCCGGTCCTGGTCACCGGCTACCAGCGCACCACGCTGCTGCTGCCGGAGTCCGCGAGCCGGGTCACCATCGACACCGCGCTGTCCTGGCGGCACGACGCCGCCGCGCTGCGCCTGTCCGGCTTGGCCGTGATCGAGACCAAGACCGCGTCGGCCGCGTCGCCGGTCGACCGGATGCTGTGGCAGCGAGGGGTGCGTCCCGCCCGGATCTCCAAGTACGCCACCGGTCTGGCCGCGCTCCGCCTCGACCTGCCCGACGCGCCGTGGCGGCGGACGTTGCGCCGCCACTTCCGCGACGCCACGTCGGCGGCGGGCGCGGCACCGACCACCCCGTCCCACCGACCCGAACAGGAGGCATCGTGCGTTTGA